The Glycine soja cultivar W05 chromosome 6, ASM419377v2, whole genome shotgun sequence genome has a window encoding:
- the LOC114414981 gene encoding EIN3-binding F-box protein 1-like, producing MSKVFSFTGNDDFYHGGPIYPNPKEPCLFLSLGRQVDVYLPLQKRSRFSVPFDISGEWFEQKQKPKTSIESLPDECLFEILRRLPAGQDRSVCASVSKRWLMLLSSICKTEIHSYGSTGNENQEISDEGYLSRSLEGKKATDVRLAAIAVGTASRGGLGKLTIRGCNSDRGVTNVGLKAIAHGCPSLKVCSLWDVATVGDVGLIEIASGCHQLEKLDLCKCPNISDKTLIAVAKNCPNLAELSIESCPNIGNEGLQAIGKCPNLRSISIKNCSGVGDQGVAGLLSSASFALTKVKLESLTVSDLSLAVIGHYGVAVTDLVLSCLPNVSEKGFWVMGNGHGLQKLTSITINCCQGVTDVGLEAIGRGCPNVQNLKLRKSAFLSDKGLVSFARAAPSVESLQLQECHRITQIGLFGVFFNCGAKLKVLTLISCYGIKDLNMDLPAISPSESIWSLTIHDCPGFGNANLALLGKLCPRLQHVELSGLQGVTDAGFLPLLESSEAGLVKVNLNGCVNLSDRVVLSMVNSHGWTLEVLSLDGCKRVGDASLMAIAGSCPLLADLDVSRCAITDTGIAALARGKQINLEVLSLAGCALVSDKSVPALKKMGCSLAGLNIKRCKGISSRSVNKLQEHLCMCDILY from the exons ATGTCTAAAGTTTTCAGCTTTACCG GAAATGATGATTTCTACCATGGGGGCCCTATTTATCCTAACCCGAAGGAACCATGTCTCTTCTTGTCTCTTGGCCGTCAAGTTGATGTTTACCTTCCTCTTCAGAAGAGGTCTCGCTTCAGTGTTCCATTTGATATCAGCGGAGAATGGTTTGAGCAGAAGCAGAAGCCAAAGACATCTATTGAATCTTTGCCAGATGAATGCCTCTTTGAGATCCTTAGAAGGCTGCCTGCAGGCCAAGATAGGAGTGTCTGTGCTTCTGTATCCAAGCGCTGGCTTATGCTTCTGAGCAGTATTTGCAAGACTGAAATCCACAGCTACGGAAGTACTGGAAATGAAAACCAGGAAATTAGTGACGAAGGATACCTATCCCGAAGCTTGGAGGGAAAGAAGGCAACAGATGTTAGACTTGCTGCCATTGCCGTTGGGACAGCCTCTCGAGGAGGGTTGGGGAAGCTTACAATTCGTGGATGCAATTCAGATCGTGGGGTGACTAATGTAGGTCTCAAGGCAATTGCTCATGGGTGTCCTTCTCTAAAGGTTTGCTCTCTATGGGATGTCGCTACTGTTGGTGATGTAGGCCTGATTGAGATTGCTAGTGGGTGCCATCAGTTAGAGAAGCTTGACCTATGCAAGTGTCCTAATATTTCTGACAAGACTTTAATAGCAGTTGCGAAGAACTGTCCGAATCTGGCTGAGTTATCCATAGAGTCATGTCCCAACATTGGTAATGAAGGTCTACAAGCTATTGGGAAGTGTCCCAATCTGAGGTCAATCTCAATCAAGAATTGCTCCGGGGTTGGTGATCAGGGAGTTGCTGGCCTCTTGTCTTCAGCTTCTTTTGCTCTAACAAAGGTGAAGCTTGAGTCACTGACTGTTTCTGATCTCTCTCTAGCAGTGATTGGGCATTATGGTGTTGCAGTTACCGATCTTGTCCTAAGTTGCCTCCCAAATGTCAGCGAGAAAGGGTTCTGGGTTATGGGTAATGGCCACGGACTGCAGAAACTAACTTCAATCACAATCAATTGCTGCCAAGGAGTGACAGATGTTGGGCTTGAAGCTATTGGAAGGGGTTGTCCAAATGTGCAAAACTTGAAGCTTCGTAAGAGTGCTTTTCTGTCAGACAAGGGATTAGTATCATTTGCCAGGGCTGCTCCATCAGTTGAGAGCCTGCAATTGCAAGAGTGCCACAGAATTACCCAAATTGGGCTCTTTGGTGTCTTTTTTAACTGTGGTGCAAAATTGAAGGTTCTTACTCTGATTAGCTGCTATGGGATCAAAGATCTCAATATGGATTTGCCAGCAATATCTCCTTCTGAATCAATTTGGTCATTAACAATCCATGACTGCCCTGGATTTGGCAATGCTAACCTTGCCTTACTTGGAAAGCTGTGTCCTCGGCTTCAGCATGTTGAATTGAGTGGACTTCAGGGAGTAACAGATGCAGGGTTTCTTCCATTGCTGGAGAGCTCTGAGGCTGGTCTGGTTAAAGTTAATCTAAATGGCTGTGTAAATCTTTCAGACAGAGTAGTTTTGTCCATGGTCAACTCACATGGATGGACTCTCGAGGTGCTAAGCCTTGATGGTTGTAAAAGAGTTGGTGATGCTAGCTTGATGGCAATTGCAGGCAGTTGCCCATTGCTTGCTGATCTCGATGTTTCCAGGTGTGCAATCACTGATACAGGTATCGCAGCCCTTGCACGCGGAAAGCAGATTAACCTTGAGGTACTTTCTTTGGCAGGTTGTGCATTGGTTTCAGACAAGAGCGTGCCTGCCTTGAAAAAAATGGGCTGTTCCCTTGCTGGATTAAATATCAAGCGTTGCAAAGGAATCAGCAGCCGCTCTGTCAACAAGCTTCAGGAACATCTCTGCATGTGTGACATCCTCTACTGA